A single region of the Chrysoperla carnea chromosome 5, inChrCarn1.1, whole genome shotgun sequence genome encodes:
- the LOC123300256 gene encoding 60S ribosomal protein L6, with amino-acid sequence MAPPTVKAAAKPAAAPAAGAKKSPAKKSPAKAGDAKKKSASKPRNYQLSDGIYRFSRARTYHKKALWKFVGKKTPPKPKDKKPLFVEKPIGGEKNGGKRLVLIKKRRNYYPTADKIQKHPTKKCFNQHKRHLRPSLEPGTVAILLAGAHKGKRVVVLKQLKSGLLLVTGPFLINACPLRRINQIYVIGTRTKIDISGVKLPSYLNDAYFKRDKKKRVKKEEGDIFSTKKETYKPSEKRKVDQKAVDKQIIAAIKKNPDRKLLFAYLATMFGLRSSQYPHRLQF; translated from the exons aTGGCGCCTCCAACTGTGAAAGCGGCAGCCAAACCAGCAGCGGCTCCAGCTGCAGGAGCCAAAAAATCCCCTGCGAAAAAATCTCCAGCTAAAGCTGGTGATGCTAAGAAGAAATCAGCTTCCAAACCAAGAAACTACCAATTATCCGACGGAATTTACAG atTTTCACGAGCTCGTACATACCATAAGAAAGCATTATGGAAGTTTGTTGGTAAGAAAACACCACCAAAACCAAAAGATAAGAAAccattatttgttgaaaaaccaaTTGGTGGCGAAAAGAATGGTGGAAAACGTTTGGTATTAATCAAGAAACGTCGTAATTATTATCCAACTGCAGATAA aattcaGAAACATccaaccaaaaaatgttttaatcaacATAAACGTCATTTACGACCAAGTTTAGAACCAGGAACTGTTGCCATTTTATTAGCTGGTGCACACAAAGGAAAACGTGTTGTtgtattaaaacaattgaaatctGGTTTATTGTTGGTGACAggaccatttttaataaatgcatgTCCATTACGTCGTATCAATCAAATCTACGTTATTGGTACACGTACCAAAATTGATATTTCTGGTGTGAAATTACCATCATATTTGAATGATGCTTATTTCAAACGTGACAAAAAGAAGCGAGTCAAGAAGGAGGAAGGTGATATATTCTCAACTAAAAAAGAG acatACAAACCAAGTGAAAAACGTAAAGTGGATCAAAAAGCAGTAGACAAACAAATTATAGCTGCAATAAAAAAGAATCCAGATCGTAAATTATTATTCGCATATCTTGCAACAATGTTTGGTTTAAGATCGTCACAGTATCCACATCGATTACAATtctaa
- the LOC123301032 gene encoding gastrula zinc finger protein XlCGF71.1-like, which produces MYRGLGTIEQEFQTEVIIEEGDIDVVLEEPSSNSKSKLNENRGTTNKQQISCDLCDKIFKHKGNLVRHMRIHTGEKPYSCDVCDKVYARKSHLVRHQQTHTGIKPFLCDICNKAFTRNDHLFKHRLTHIGIKPFSCEVCDKQFTRKDHLVNHERIHTGDKPFLCSICNKTFTRNEHLIVHKRIHDDEKPFSCEFCDKAFNYQKSLIEHTRIHTGEKPYECDFCDKSFGRQSHLVRHERTHTGEKPFSCYPCNISFKRHEQLVKHESSHSFDPFVV; this is translated from the exons ATGTATCGAGGCTTG gGTACAATTGAACAAGAATTCCAAACAGAAGTAATAATTGAAGAAGGAGATATTGATGTAGTGCTAGAGGAACCTTCAAGTAattcgaaatcaaaattaaacgaaaatcGAGGAACTAccaataaacaacaaatttcatgtgatctttgtgataaaatatttaagcatAAAGGCAATCTAGTTCGACATATGCGAATtcataccggtgaaaaaccttattcatgtgatgtttgtgataaagTTTATGCGAGAAAGAGCCATTTAGTTCGGCATCAACAAACTCATACTGGTATTAAACCATTTttgtgtgatatttgtaataaagcatTCACTAGAAATGACCATTTATTTAAACACAGATTAACTCATATCGGtataaaaccattttcatgtgaagtttgtgataaacAGTTTACTCGAAAAGATCACTTAGTTAATCATGAGCGTATCCACACTGGTGATAAACCCTTTTTATGtagtatttgtaataaaacatttactcgaaATGAACATTTAATtgtacataaacgtattcacgatgacgaaaaaccattttcttgtgagtTTTGTGATAAAGCATTTAACtatcaaaaaagtttaattgaaCATACGAGAATTCATACGGGAGAAAAACCCTATGAatgtgatttttgtgataaaagttTTGGCAGACAAAGCCACTTAGTTCGGCATGAACGAactcatactggtgaaaaaccattttcatgttaTCCTTGTAATATATCATTTAAGCGACATGAACAATTAGTTAAACATGAAAGTTCTCATAGTTTCGATCCTTTTGtggtgtaa